In Deltaproteobacteria bacterium, a single genomic region encodes these proteins:
- the trpS gene encoding tryptophan--tRNA ligase → MRPSGKLHLGHYIGVLVNWKKLQEEYDCFFFAADWHALTTEYDRTEIIRESIDDMIIDWIASGIDPRKATLFTQSHVIEHAELHLLLSMITPLSWLERNPTYKEQLREQTTRDLHTYGFLGYPVLQAADILMYDASLVPVGIDQVPHLELTREIARRFNFLYRESFVIPEAYLTETPKLLGTDNRKMSKSFGNAILLSDTAEEVWNKVKPMVTDPARQRRTDRGNPEICNVFSYHKIFSDEDTVARVDRGCRTAGIGCIECKKWMYEGMEKVLSPVREERRRIVESGVSVREILDEGTARAKVVSAAKMTEVRDAVRI, encoded by the coding sequence ATGCGGCCGAGCGGCAAGCTGCACCTCGGGCACTACATCGGGGTGCTGGTGAACTGGAAGAAGCTCCAGGAGGAGTACGACTGCTTCTTCTTCGCCGCCGACTGGCACGCGCTGACCACCGAGTACGACCGCACGGAGATCATCCGCGAGAGCATCGACGACATGATCATCGACTGGATAGCGTCCGGGATCGATCCGCGGAAGGCGACGCTGTTCACCCAGAGCCATGTAATCGAGCACGCGGAGCTGCACCTGCTCCTGTCCATGATCACTCCGCTGTCGTGGCTGGAGCGCAACCCCACCTATAAGGAGCAGCTCCGGGAGCAGACCACGCGCGACCTGCACACGTACGGCTTCCTCGGCTACCCCGTCCTGCAGGCGGCCGACATCCTCATGTACGACGCCTCCCTGGTCCCGGTCGGCATCGACCAGGTGCCGCACCTGGAGCTCACCCGGGAGATCGCCCGCCGGTTCAACTTCCTCTACCGGGAGTCGTTCGTCATCCCCGAGGCGTACCTGACCGAGACGCCCAAGCTCCTGGGCACCGACAACCGGAAGATGAGCAAGAGCTTCGGGAACGCGATCCTTCTCTCCGACACGGCGGAGGAGGTGTGGAACAAGGTGAAGCCGATGGTCACCGACCCGGCCCGCCAGCGGCGCACCGACCGCGGGAACCCGGAGATCTGCAACGTTTTCTCCTACCACAAGATCTTCTCCGACGAGGACACCGTCGCCCGGGTGGACCGGGGGTGCCGCACCGCCGGAATCGGCTGCATCGAGTGCAAGAAGTGGATGTACGAGGGGATGGAGAAGGTCCTTTCGCCCGTCCGCGAGGAGCGCAGGAGGATCGTGGAGAGCGGCGTGTCCGTCCGGGAGATCCTCGACGAGGGGACCGCGAGAGCCAAGGTCGTGTCCGCCGCCAAGATGACGGAGGTCCGCGACGCTGTCCGGATCTGA
- a CDS encoding site-2 protease family protein: MPDISQFLHKLSIYAIPVVLAITFHEAAHGWVAFKKGDPTAKMLGRVTLNPIPHIDPFGTILIPGMMLLLGTGMIFGWARPVPVNFRLLHDQKRDPIYVAVAGVATNLALAAVSGILFRILTALDPALLLQAMTHGTAPLADSTARMVTVPLSLMCVVSVQFNCLLAMFNLIPVPPLDGGRIAVGLLPPRPSMALASVERYGTMIVLLLLMFGPVGIIWRIVDTLSSFILGG, from the coding sequence TTGCCCGACATATCGCAGTTCCTGCACAAGTTGTCCATCTACGCCATCCCGGTCGTCCTCGCGATCACCTTCCACGAGGCGGCGCACGGGTGGGTCGCGTTCAAGAAGGGCGACCCGACCGCCAAGATGCTGGGGCGGGTGACGCTCAACCCGATCCCGCACATCGATCCGTTCGGGACGATCCTCATCCCCGGCATGATGCTGCTGCTGGGCACCGGCATGATCTTCGGGTGGGCGCGGCCGGTGCCGGTGAATTTCCGGCTGCTCCACGACCAGAAGCGCGACCCGATCTACGTTGCCGTAGCCGGGGTGGCGACCAACCTCGCGCTGGCGGCCGTTTCGGGCATCCTCTTCCGGATCCTGACCGCTCTCGACCCGGCGCTGTTGCTCCAGGCGATGACGCACGGCACCGCCCCCCTGGCCGACTCGACCGCGCGGATGGTCACCGTCCCCTTGAGCCTCATGTGCGTGGTGTCGGTCCAGTTCAACTGCCTGCTGGCGATGTTCAACCTGATCCCGGTCCCGCCGCTGGACGGCGGCCGGATCGCCGTGGGGCTGCTTCCGCCGCGTCCGTCCATGGCACTCGCCTCCGTCGAGCGGTACGGCACGATGATCGTTCTCCTGCTTCTCATGTTCGGCCCCGTTGGTATAATCTGGCGGATCGTCGACACGCTGTCGTCGTTCATCCTGGGCGGCTGA